Proteins encoded within one genomic window of Macaca thibetana thibetana isolate TM-01 chromosome 3, ASM2454274v1, whole genome shotgun sequence:
- the LOC126951065 gene encoding olfactory receptor 6V1, with product MANLSQPSEFVLSGFSSFGELQALLYGPFLMLYLLAFMGNTIIIVMVIADTHLHTPMYFFLANFSLLEILVTMTAVPRMLSDLLVPHKVITFTGCMVQFYFYFSLGSTSFLILTDVALDRFVAICHPLRYGTLMSRAVCVQLAGAAWSAPFLAMVPTVLSRAHLDYCHGNVINHFFCDSAPLLQLSCSDTRLLEFWDFLMALAFVLSSFLVTLISYGYIVTTVLRIPSASSRRKTFSTCGSHLTLVFIGYSSTIFLYVRPGKAHSVQVRKVVALVTSVLTPFLNPFILTFRNETVKTVLQGQMQRLKGLCKAQ from the coding sequence ATGGCAAATTTGAGCCAGCCCTCCGAATTTGTCCTCTCGGGCTTCTCCTCCTTCGGTGAGCTGCAGGCTCTTCTGTATGGCCCCTTCCTCATGCTTTATCTTCTCGCCTTCATGGGAAACACCATCATTATAGTTATGGTCATAGCTGACACCCACCTACATACACCCATGTACTTCTTCCTGGCCAATTTTTCCCTGCTGGAGATCTTGGTAACCATGACTGCAGTGCCCAGGATGCTCTCAGACCTGCTGGTCCCCCACAAAGTCATTACCTTCACTGGCTGCATGGTCCAGTTCTACTTCTACTTTTCCCTGGGTTCCACCTCCTTCCTCATCCTGACAGACGTGGCCCTTGACCGCTTTGTGGCCATCTGCCACCCACTGCGCTATGGCACTCTGATGAGCCGGGCTGTGTGTGTCCAGCTGGCTGGGGCTGCCTGGTCAGCTCCTTTCCTAGCCATGGTACCTACTGTCCTCTCCCGAGCTCATCTTGATTACTGCCATGGCAACGTCATTAACCACTTCTTCTGTGACAGTGCACCTCTCCTGCAGTTGTCCTGCTCTGACACTCGCCTATTGGAATTCTGGGACTTTCTGATGGCCTTGGCCTTTGTCCTCAGCTCCTTCCTGGTGACCCTCATCTCCTATGGCTACATAGTGACCACCGTGCTGCGGATCCCCTCTGCCAGCAGCCGCCGGAAGACTTTCTCCACCTGCGGGTCTCACCTCACACTGGTCTTCATTGGCTACAGTAGTACTATCTTTCTGTATGTCAGGCCTGGCAAAGCTCACTCTGTGCAAGTCAGGAAGGTCGTGGCCTTGGTGACTTCAGTTCTCACCCCCTTCCTCAATCCCTTTATCCTTACCTTCCGCAATGAGACAGTTAAAACAGTGCTACAGGGGCAGATGCAGAGGCTGAAAGGCCTTTGCAAGGCACAATGA
- the LOC126951072 gene encoding olfactory receptor 6V1-like, protein STPHRCHIEWASSAVGNYSIVREFVLLGFSHLHEFQVLLFALILLIYVLTLLGNLAIISLTCLDSHLHLPMYFFLCELSLMEMLVTSTVVPRMLADLLSTHKTMSLAECLIQSFFYFSLGSANFLILTVMVFDHYVAICRPLHYPTIMNGSVCVKLVVACWVVGFLSIVSPTMQKIQLWFCGPNIIDNYFCDSAPLLKLACSDTHHIECMVLFLSLLFVLTTMLLIILSYVLIVAAVLYIPSSSGRQKAFSTCASNLTVVVLGYGSAIFIYMRPGKGHSTHLNKVVALVTAVVTSFLNPFIFTFRNEKVKEVIEDVTKKIFLRDPAACR, encoded by the coding sequence TCAACCCCTCACAGGTGTCACATAGAATGGGCATCAAGTGCAGTGGGTAACTATAGCATTGTCAGGGAGTTTGTGCTCCTGGGATTTTCTCATCTCCATGAGTTCCAGGTCCTGCTGTTTGCTCTGATCCTGTTGATATATGTGCTGACGCTGCTGGGCAACCTGGCCATCATCAGCCTCACTTGCCTTGACTCCCACCTTCACTTACCCATGTACTTCTTCCTCTGCGAATTGTCCCTCATGGAGATGCTGGTCACCTCCACTGTGGTACCTAGGATGCTGGCAGACCTGCTATCCACTCACAAGACGATGTCTCTGGCTGAATGCCTAATCCAGTCTTTCTTTTACTTCTCCCTGGGCTCTGCCAACTTCTTGATCCTCACGGTCATGGTCTTTGATCACTACGTGGCCATCTGCCGCCCCCTGCACTACCCAACCATCATGAATGGTTCAGTGTGTGTGAAGCTGGTGGTGGCCTGTTGGGTGGTTGGTTTCCTCTCCATTGTCTCTCCCACAATGCAGAAAATACAGCTCTGGTTCTGTGGCCCTAACATCATCGACAACTACTTCTGTGACTCTGCCCCGCTGCTCAAGCTTGCCTGCTCTGACACCCACCATATTGAGTGCATGGTTCTCTTCCTGTCCCTGCTCTTTGTGCTGACCACCATGCTGCTCATCATCCTCTCCTACGTCCTCATTGTGGCTGCAGTGCTGTACATCCCCTCCTCCTCTGGGCGCCAGAAGGCCTTCTCCACCTGTGCCTCTAACCTCACAGTGGTGGTGCTGGGCTATGGCAGTGCCATCTTCATCTACATGAGGCCAGGCAAGGGCCACTCCACACATCTCAACAAGGTGGTGGCCCTGGTGACTGCAGTGGTAACTTCTTTCCTCAACCCCTTCATCTTTACCTTCCGGAATGAAAAGGTCAAGGAGGTCATTGAGGATGTGACCAAAAAGATCTTCCTTAGGGACCCAGCAGCCTGTAGGTGA